The Schistocerca nitens isolate TAMUIC-IGC-003100 chromosome 2, iqSchNite1.1, whole genome shotgun sequence nucleotide sequence ttacgcaccgagaatgaccagcttcgtgtagtggttccccaagtgctccactccaaggtcctcgacttgttgcatcaaggtcattggggagtggtccgcaccaagcagcttgcccgccgtcattgtacatggatcggtattgataagcagattacgcagatgtctacagattgttcgacgtgtgccgaacaccaagctgctccgcctcaacgctattttgagtgggcacgccctgccggtccctggcagcgagtacatattgatttcgctggtccatattggcattctcgttggctcatcgtgatagatgcatttagtaattttccgtttgttgtgcccatgcagtctacaacgtctgcacaaactatacaggcgttgacttcaattttttgtattgagggtcttccagaagttttagtgtctgacaatggtccacaatttacctctgctgaatttgaaggtttttgttctgctaatggcattcgccatgttcttactccgccgttccaccctcaatcgaatggtgcagcggaacgttttgtacgcacattcaaggatcatatggaccgccttcgtgctacgcactctcgtcagcaggtcctcatcacgttcctgtcgtcgtaccggaccacgccacgcgacggcccttcgcctgcggagcttctccacggccgtcgtcatcgcaccctactacggttgttgcaccccccggatcgacccgccgcttctgagcatcgcacgcgttttcagcgcaacgacgccgtttttttcagagtttatcacggtcgccgtcgttgggaacgtggtaccgtgataagtgtccagggtcgcggtttttatactgttcaaggtgctactggggtgcacaggaggcatcagaaccagttgcgccgcgctggccgcccggattctgccgctcgttctttgtccacagatttggtccgcggcgggttccagccgcgccttccgacttcgctgccgcccccagggcagcagcagcagccgtcgccgctaccacgccgacagcccgtcccattgatgcctcccgcgcagcttcatacgggagcgccccgggtggtcgctccggcgcctgcggtccctcttcagtcgccaccgccttcggagctgatggacgtcgacccctcagccgggccgccttcccaagcggtggctgtgcagcctgtactgcagccgctttccttgggcacccccaaggagtctgacaccgcagcgccttgtccggcgctcactcagcagccgtcgacgcagcgtcaggagacgctgcctctcttcgtgggtcccgacgccccgtcgcgtccagtaccagaagctgcgcccgtggtcacaggcgtgcaccctgacctcggttttcagttggtgtttcccgaggccccgcgcagccaatgctggggtgcggaccggggactgccaccgacaagtctccgccccggtctcttctgctacgtctgcggccagacccctcccccgccgtcgacgctcgccacgtcattattccacgacggtgcggcgatttgggggggaggagtgttatatcctagccagtaatgccaaccgagcccgctgccaaaaaggttggcagcatcaaagtccggacgccgtccgcataagcagcgccagcgatacaggaaatcgccgcaagtctgcgcgcgccaccgctggcttctggcttcttaagcgctggattCGCGAGCGCTaacacagttctggattcgccgctcagttgtatactcgccaccgaattgtgtacttgctagtcagttgtgtgttcatcgcagcagagttgttgtttgtcgtcagccgacgctgacctagccgctccgactcggactagacagatttctgtagaccatgttcaccactgtgttctgtatcgtcgttaataaagataagtaccgactttcatttaatccgagtgtctgggttttcatctttctgttcactgttccagcggaccggtcggcccgctaataaaagtgtggcggtgacttcgtaggccgtttctacagcgaagtgttgtcgctacgaaggctgcCACAAAAGTAGATGTAAAGGCTGGGGACTGCCACAATATTAAGTGATCTGAACTGACTTCTGCAAGTCTCTCTGGGAGGCAAACTCTGATTGCATCTAACGGCTTTCTTCTGCCACTGAAAAATGTAGGTCGACTCTGGTGTACCaagtgcagaagtatgaaaccgaaatttccctatagatggtgcagGTGTACAAGTGTGAAGCCGGAATTTCCATATAGATGGTGTTAGTTATCAGTGTAGGTCCCGCGAGACCACGtctgcagtgccatctgcttcctgtaatgtCTGACAATTAATGTTAACACATAGTAACCCAAGCTCCATACATCGGTATCCATAAACCCGGAAACATGTGCTTCGAACCCATTTGAGGGGGAGGACTCGTGATGGGCGGGTGCTGTGCTGCCGGCTATAGCAAGCAAAAGTCGTCATGTGCATTGTGTATACACAACACAGCTAAACTGTTGTGTGCGAAAACTCATGCTTTGTGTGTGCGTGGCAAATTTATTGTGTGAAGACCTGGGCGTGGTCACTTTGTGTCGCAGTTGCTGCCGGTCTACTGGCAgcacggtggccatggaagtcagGCTGGTTTTGTTTTGAGCTGTCTGATCTGCCACCACCGTGTCCCAGTCAGAAACTGTCACAGGGCACCCTCCCTGCTCCTCCAAGAGTAGGTAAATTCCTATATCAGGGCCCGTGGTGCTACCTGGATACCCCTGCATTTTCTATGCTAGGGCTGGCGCTCTTCAGGGAAACCTAAAGGTGCCAGCGAATGAACAACCAGAGCCCCTTGACAGTGCCGGACTGACTTCGGAAACCGCTATCGCAAACACATTGGGTAAATCCAAAGCCCCAGTCTGCTGTGGCGTCCAGTCTCTGGGCTCCCGCAGCCATCCCTTCACAAACATCACTAAAGCTAAAACATGTAAACAAACAGACACAGACGTGATGCCAGCGACAAAGCATCCGGCTCCTAGTCGGCTCGCTTCGGAGTGTTCCACTACTGGAGATGACATGGAGCTCGGTGAGGAGACTGTAGTCGCCAATATCACCACTTCCAAACCCTTGCCCCAATTTCATCCCCAGAAAAGGATGAAATTATGGCAAAGAGGGATCAACCCTCAACATCAGGGTCCCAGCCAAAACAGAAGAGGGAAAAGATACCCTCCCATTATTGCCACAATCCAAAATGGCACCacgaaaataatgaaagaaattatgcTGATGTTAAAAGGTGTCAACACCTCATGTAGGGGCACATCGGTAAAATTTCAGGCCTCCACACCTCCTGATTATAGCACGATAAAAGATTATTTCCAGATGAACAACATTCCCCATTACACTTATCCGACAACAGAGTGAGACACATTCAAGGAGGTGATTAAAGAGCTCCCTCATGACACTGACACAGCAGAAATCAAGGCAGACCTCATCTTCTGCAAATTTAAAGTCATAGAGGTCAAATAAGATACGCACGCCTCTGACCCGGCAAAACCAGCTGAAGGTCGCAAAAAGCGCGCATCCTCCCTGCCCAGCAGAaccacgaactacactcctggaaattgaaataagaacaccgtgaattcattgtcccaggaaggggaaactttattgacacattcctggagtcagatacatcacatgatcacactgacagaaccacaggcacatagacacaggcaacagagcatgcacaatgtcggcactagtacagtgtatatccacctttcgcagcaatgcaggctgctattctcccatggagacgatcgtagagatgctggatgtagtcctgtggaacggcttgccatgccatttccacctggcgcctcagttggaccagcattcgtgctggacgtgcagaccgcgtgagacgacgcttcatccagtcccaaacatgctcaatgggggacagatccggagatcttgctggccagggtagttgacttacaccttctagagcacgttgggtggcacgggatacatgcggacgtgcattgtcctgttggaacagcaagttcccttgccggtctaggaatggtagaacgatgggttcgatgacggtttggatgtaccgtgcactattcagtgtcccctcgacgatcaccagtggtgtacggccagtgtaggagatcgctccccacaccatgatgccgggtgttggccctgtgtgcctcggtcgtatgcagtcctgattgtggcgctcacctgcacggcgccaaacacgcatacgaccatcattggcacaaaggcagaagcgactctcatcgctgaagacgacacgtctccattcgtccctccattcacgcctgtcgcgacaccactggaggcgggctgcacgatgttggggcgtgagcagaagacggcctaacggtgtgcgggaccgtagcccagcttcatggagacggttgcgaatggtcctcgccgataccccaggagcaacagtgtccctaatttgctgggaagtggcggtgcggtcccctacggcactgcgtaggatcctacggtcttggcgtgcatccgtgcgtcgctgcggtccagtcccaggtcgacgggcacgtgcaccttccgccgaccactggcgacaacatcgatgtactgtggagacctcacgccccacgtgttgagcaattaggcggtacgtccacccggcctcccgcatgcccactatacgccctcgctcaaagtccgtcaactgcacatacggttcacgtccacgctgtcgcggcatgctaccagtgttaaagactgcaatggagctccgtatgccacggcaaactggctgacactgacggcggcggtgcacaaatgctgcgcagctagcgccattcgacggccaacaccgcggttcctggtgtgtccgctgtgccgtgcgtgtgatcattgcttgtacagccctctcgcagtgtccggagcaagtatggtgggtctgacacaccggtgtcaatgtgttcttttttccatttccaggagtgtatatgcgatcAAACACCTGTTGCACTGTGGCATAACCATTGAAAAATATCGGCAGTCTGAAGGCCCTGTATAGTGCCACCAGTGCCAGCAGCTTTTTCACACTGCTGAAAACCGCAACCACGCTCCGAAGTGCGCCGGCCCCCACCTCAGCTAGGCATGTACCAAGAAACGGGACACTCTGGCAAAATGTGCTCTCTGTGGTGACGGCCATCCAGCGAACTACAGCTGCTGCCCTACTAGACTGAAGCTGATGGCAAGCTGTTCCCCGCGGTCATCCATGCAAACTACTACTGCAGCCGAGACAATGGCCGCAAGCTCTACACCCACAGACACAGCCGCAGGTAAGAGCTCTCCTGATGTCAAAAGCCACAGACCAAATGTGCCCAGGCCTGATTTCCATCCTGCGCTTCCCCCACCATGTGCCCCGATGCCGCTGCCGCCTGGCTGCCTCCTGCCCCACCACCTCAGCCCTCCCCTCCCCAGGACACTGAGCATGCTACCACACAGCACTCAACTGGCAACGTTTCCCAATGAGCTGAGAGACCTGTGGCAACTGTTTTCAGGATTCAGTCTCATTACCCTGTTTAACACATTTAAGGACATCTTGGCAAATCTCTGAGCTGTGCCTGATGCCCTATTAAAATTTATGATTATTGCCGAAGGAGCAGTGACATTGATGACATGCCTCGATGGATCCCTTTAGGTCCAGAATaataaaaatagcaacatggaacgcCAACGGTGTTAAAACCAGGAAAACTGTTTTAGAAGACTTTCTAGACCACAGGCCATTGATATTATGTGTCTGACAAAAACACATCTGAAGCCTAACGACCGATTCCCTGTCAGAAATTACGCCATCCACCAGTACGACCATTGGACTGCCCAGGCAGCAGGACAGCGGGATTGGTTAAGGGCAGAAGGTGCTTCCGCTCCTTGGAACCCATGCAGACTCATAGTAACGAGGCTGCTGGTGTATAAATAAAAACTGGCTAAAACCTTTGGCAAATTATTTTGACctaccatcgccccccccccctttccctccagcACTTCACGTATCTCTGTACAAGATCTTCAGGCTCTATGTGGGGCTGGCAATCGTGTATTGGTGGAAGGGGACCTAAATTTGAAACATAGACCCTGGGGCTGTTGTTCTGAGAATGCAAGTTGCAGGACTTTGCGGGGGTTCGTCGAGGGACATGCCACCCTTAGTGTCATCGCCCCAGATGAGCCCACACACATTCCTGGAAACACGGACAGAAATTCTGATATCTTAGATAATTTTGTCACGAAAAAGTTTGATCTCGATGTGGTGGCCACAGTGCACTACAAGCTGAACTCTGACCACAGTCCTGTCATGCTGGATCTAGTCAGTGTTGAAGACAACGCCAGGAGGATGGCAAACACACACATGATCACAAACTGGGACAGATATACCCACTTGGTGGAAGAGCATATGGAAGAAATTCCCCCGCTTCAGATGGAAGGAGACATGGACAAAGTCCCGACCGCATCCGCACCCCACTCCTAAAACACCTTCCCCCTCCCGCCATATCCTACCTAGCAAGCATTTATAATGCTTTCTTGAAACTCACATCCTTCCCCTCAGCATgtaaaactgcaaaggtcatcacccTACCCAAATCCAATAAAAACTGCTCCTTCCTGAAAGCTATAGGCCCATTTCTCTCCTAACTGGCCTGAGTAAAATCCTAGAATTAATAATCATTTCACCCCTCTGTCAGTTTATGACTGAAAGCAATATCCTTgtgcctgaacagtttggatttcatGCTGAGCATTCCACTATCCAACAATCCCTTCACTTGGTCGAACACATTTGTCTGGCCAATAAAAGGAGAGAAGCAACAGGAGCAGTGTCCCTGGACACAGAAAAAGCATTTCAACACATTTGGCACGATGGTCTAACCTACAAACTAGATCAGGTAGGTTGCCCAGTTCACATAATCTGGATCATCGAGTCCTTCCTTACAGGATGTCAGTTCTTCGTAAGGAACAGAGACAAGTCCAGCCAGACACGATGGATTGCagcaggagtcccacaaggttcgttGTAGGTCCTGTCATTTATACCATATTTACGAGTGATATCCCTAGGCAGACTGGTGGAGATTGCTCTCTATGCAGATGACACCACCATATACAGAAGCAGTCACAGCCTCCTCCTTATACACCACCACCTCCAACAACATCTCGATAAGATAATGCAGTGGTGCAACCGGTGGAAAATAAAGATCAATCCTGCCAAATGTCAGGCGATCTACTTCACCCCTAAAATCAGGCCCCCTGATCATGAACTCACCATTGGTGGCAGAGAGTTAACTTGGAGAAATTCAGTTATTTACCTGGACCTCAAAATAGATCGACGCCTAACATAGAACAGGCATCTCACCACCACAGCGAAAAAAGGCTGCACCCTCTTCTGCAGGTTATATCCTCTGCTGAAAGGCGATGGAATAACCATTCAGTGCAAACTCCTCCTCTGGTGCCAGCTCATACTTTGAGTCATCCTTTATGGCTCGGAGATATGGTCTATGGCATCAGACACAGCACTATCCTGACTACAAAGTCTCCAG carries:
- the LOC126235414 gene encoding proline-rich protein 2-like, translated to MAMFGDPFEEVPGLREMSDINVLYLVRGGFQPRLPTSLPPPGQQQQPSPLPRRQPVPLMPPAQLHTGAPRVVAPAPAVPLQSPPPSELMDVDPSAGPPSQAVAVQPVLQPLSLGTPKESDTAAPCPALTQQPSTQRQETLPLFVGPDAPSRPVPEAAPVVTGVHPDLGFQLVFPEAPRSQCWGADRGLPPTSLRPGLFCYVCGQTPPPPSTLATSLFHDGAAIWGGGVLYPSQ